A stretch of DNA from Allomeiothermus silvanus DSM 9946:
GAAGGTGCGCCCGGTGGTGTGGCAGGCGGTCTCGCTGGCGACCCTAGGGGTCGCGCTGACCGCGGCACTGGTTGGGCTCTTCGCCATCCTGGTGCTCGAGCTGCCGCCCCTGATTGGCTTTCTGTTAGGGGCTATCGTCTCGTCCACCGACGCCGCCGCGGTGTTCAGCGTGCTGCGGGCCGGGGGCGTGCGGCTGCAGGAACGATTGCAGAGCCTGCTCGAGCTCGAGTCGGGCAGCAACGACCCCATGGCGGTGCTGCTGACGGTGGGCTTGATCGAGCTGATCCTGCAGCGGGCCGGGGGCCTCGAGCTCGCCGGGCTGTTCGTGAAGCAACTGGGGCTGGGGGTGCTGCTGGGCTTCGCACTGGGGCACCTGATGACCTGGGTGCTGCGCCGGCTGGCCCCGCAGAACAACGGCCTGTACTTCACGCTCAGCCTGGCGCTGGCGCTGCTGTGCTACAGCGTGGTGGCGGTGCTGGGCGGCAGCGGCTTCCTGGCGGTCTACCTGGCCGGGCTGGTGGTGGGGCAGCAGGAGCTGCGCAGCAAGGCCGACCTGCGCCTGTTCCACGAGGGGCTGGCCTGGCTGATGCAGATCGTGATGTTTCTGACGCTGGGCCTGCTGGTCTTCCCCTCGCAGCTTCCGCCGGTGCTGCTCGAGGGCACCCTGAGCGCGCTGTTCCTGATCCTGGTAGCCCGCCCCCTCAGCGTGCTGCTGAGCCTGTGGTGGTTCCGGCTGCCTTGGAACGAGCTCTTGCTGGTGGGCTGGGTGGGCCTGCGCGGCGCGGTGCCCATCGTGCTCGCCACCTTCCCCCTGCTGGCGGGGGTGGCCGGGGCGAACCAGTTGTTCAACCTGGTGTTCTTCATCGTGCTGTCGTCGGTGGCGCTACAGGGCCCCACCCTCAACGCGGTGGCCCGGTGGCTGGGGCTCGAGGAGCCCGCGACCCCCCAGCCCGACGAACCCGCCCGGCACCAGCCCACACCCTGAGGGCGTACAATTCCCTCGAGATGCCCCCTGGTCGTCCAGATCGCCTACGACCTCAGCGCCGACCCCCACGTGCGCGGCATCCTGCTCACCGGCTCGCACGCCCGGGGCGACGCCACGCAGGAGTCGGACCTCGACTTCTGGGTGCTGCTGGGGGGCGTGCTCGAGCGCCCCTTCCGCTCGGAGACGCTGGACGGGAGGTGGGTGGAGTACCACCACCGCAATCTCGTGCAAGCCCGCGAGCGCATGAGCAAAAACCCCGCGGAGCTCTACAGCCACCTCGACGGCAAAGCGCTCTACGACCCCGACGGCAAGCTGGAGGAGCTGCGGGCCGAGGCCCAGGCCCTCTTCGCCGCCTACCGCCTGCCCGCCGAGGAGCGCCGCGCCCTGCGCTACTGGCTCGAGGGCAGCCGCCGCAAGCTCGAGGCCGCCCTGCGCAACCGCGACGAGCTCAGGGCCGCCTACCTCGCCAGCACCAACGCCTGGAAGATCCTCGAGGGCCCGTGGGCCGCCTGCCACAAGCCCATGCCCCCCCGGCGGCGCCGTCTGGGCCCACCTTCACGACCTCCAACTCGACGAAGCCCTCAAGGTCGTGCTGCGCGACCTCTTCACCGCCGGAGCGCTCGAGCGCGGCCAAGCCGCGTTGGCGCTCATCGAGTAGGTACTGGATAGGCTGGAGACGACCTGAGGGACGGGAAGCGGGAAGCCATAAGCTGCCAGCTATTAGCCCTCAGCTCGTGGTAGACCCACCCCGACCCTTCCCGCGCGCGGGGAGGGTTTATCCCCCCCAGCCCCCCTTGCTAAGGGGGGAATAAGGCGTCTTGCGTCTCGCGTTTTGCGTTTGGCGTACGATGTAGGACACAGGACGTACGACCCGCGCCTGGCGTTTAGCGTTCGGCTATCAGCTATCGACCATCGACCTCCTCCAGACCCTAAACTGTCACTCATGGCCCTTCCATCGCTCAATGAACCTATCGCCGCCATCGCCACCCCGCCCGGCAAGGGGGCCGTCGGCATCGTGCGGCTTTCGGGGGTGGGGGCGCTCGAGGTCGCCGCTAAAGTCTGGCGGGGCAAAGACCCTAGGAAACTCGAGGGAGGGCGGTTTACCTACGGCACCATCGTCGACGCCCGTGGGGAGGTGCTAGACGAAGCGCTCATGCTGGTCTTCCGCGCCCCCCACTCCTATACCGGCCAAGACGCGGTGGAACTGCAAACCCACGGATCGCCCGCGGTGCTGCGGCAGGTACTCCAGGCCCTGCTCGAGGCCGGGGCCCGCCTTGCCCAGCCCGGCGAGTTCACCCTGCGGGCTTACTTGAACGGGCGGATGGACTTAGCCCAGGCCGAGGCGGTGCTGGCTTTGGTCGA
This window harbors:
- a CDS encoding nucleotidyltransferase domain-containing protein, encoding MRGILLTGSHARGDATQESDLDFWVLLGGVLERPFRSETLDGRWVEYHHRNLVQARERMSKNPAELYSHLDGKALYDPDGKLEELRAEAQALFAAYRLPAEERRALRYWLEGSRRKLEAALRNRDELRAAYLASTNAWKILEGPWAACHKPMPPRRRRLGPPSRPPTRRSPQGRAARPLHRRSARARPSRVGAHRVGTG
- a CDS encoding potassium/proton antiporter codes for the protein MTLVVAPVSIDHILLVSALLLLASVLVSRISDRLGVPALVVFTGLGMLAGSDGPGGIYFDDARIAQGLGVVALVIILYSGGLDTDWRKVRPVVWQAVSLATLGVALTAALVGLFAILVLELPPLIGFLLGAIVSSTDAAAVFSVLRAGGVRLQERLQSLLELESGSNDPMAVLLTVGLIELILQRAGGLELAGLFVKQLGLGVLLGFALGHLMTWVLRRLAPQNNGLYFTLSLALALLCYSVVAVLGGSGFLAVYLAGLVVGQQELRSKADLRLFHEGLAWLMQIVMFLTLGLLVFPSQLPPVLLEGTLSALFLILVARPLSVLLSLWWFRLPWNELLLVGWVGLRGAVPIVLATFPLLAGVAGANQLFNLVFFIVLSSVALQGPTLNAVARWLGLEEPATPQPDEPARHQPTP